The following nucleotide sequence is from Zea mays cultivar B73 chromosome 1, Zm-B73-REFERENCE-NAM-5.0, whole genome shotgun sequence.
ggaatcaaagacccgccttcataaagcttctgtagacaacaacctcattttcttcaggagcaggggcGGTGTTGTCCCccaaaccctcacaatagacatgtcacgaaagtatcttcccttcatggcgtcaatttgactttgtttaatggtcgactttctgaagatggtatggcttaGCCTCTAGGGCCGGTCTTCaaaatcttcatctccactttccacatcatagtcatcactatcgtcagaatcttcagacaaatccgccattatttcctttgtgatcttctctgtatttgtttttccaTAGATTTGTAAAAcccagcaagagcagggtccacaaccttcttctcctcagacatcttttcTTCAGACATGCAACAAGCACTTGTATATATCACGAAGCTCGAAATCAAGCGAGAGATGATagcaagagttaaaaatttgagaaaataacgcaagcaaCCGAAATGGCGTAACAAATGTTGTCGttgtgggtttctatttatatgcctagtgcattgcaacttggcgggccccatttgtcattgactttcgctattctagcgaagggaaggtgtttttttggaccttcggctaaaggccttcgtttacgttgcagtctgaatttgttagatacaagaacaaattaatactgcgaggggctactgttgggggccttcgtcttccgaaggtcctcaaaaacacgactagcatgctttccagtataatatactatcacaagaagcttcggctttgggatgaaggtgTACATGGTTTGAAAGGCGCAACCTGGAAGGAGGATGAACCAGTTCTGAAGCTGTGGacgaaggagcttcggcttagcgtAAAGACAacgatggagaatgaaaccgacttaaaagggaaaagacagCTTAGCCCTCAACAACTTACTTTTTAGCTAATAGTAAATGttagggacataaatgtaattttgtccgggctgtgtcccgtgcctataaatagatgaaaagtacccccgtactattcacgctgacttgtaatcacttgcacgtcactcttggattctcaccttctgtcaagccgaaggtacaagtgTAATTCAATaccattaatgtttgttcatgatcatataatgagaatataaataatccaaTGATTTGATATGATTGCTCATGTTCTTTATATGTCCCATATGTTCCTGGTCTTTATTATTACATATTGAAATTATGAAGGtttatccttcataacctttgtctgaagatcattatatcctaagggagataatgcttcgaaggacgaaggtctttaactattaacatttgtgttgccttgttcttaactcatagcatttgagaacaagtgatcaacacttgggtattatttttgcaggataaattagaAACCCAAAGTACACTAaagtgcttcctaaggagagcccaaaatgagtttgagctcaaggtgaagaagatcaggagcgacaatggatctgagttcaagaatcttcaagtggaagagtatattgaggaggaaggcatcaagcatgagttctccgctctctacatgccacaacaaaatggtgtagtagagaggaagaatatgaTGCTCATCGACGTGGCAAGGAAAAtccttggagagtacaagacgtcAGAGCGGTTTTCGTTGGAAGTTGTAaatacggcttgccatgccataaactggctctatcttcatcgcctcctgaaGAAGATGTCTTACGAGCTTCTAACCAGTAATAAACCCAATGTGTCATGCTTTTgtgtctttggaagcaaatgctacatcttattTAAAAGAGGTAGACATTCAAAGTtttctcccaaagctgtagaacgaTTTTTACtatgttatgattcaaatacaaaggcatatagggttttTAACAAATCTTTGGGTTTGGTTTAAGTCACtggtgatgttgtatttgatgagactaatggctctccaagagagcaagttgatcttgatgatatagatgaagataaaGTTCCAACAGCCGTAATGAGAACTCTGGCAATATGTGAGGTGCGACCTCAGGAACAACAAGAAtaggatcaaccatcttcctcagcactagtgcaacccccaactcaaaatgaggaacaggtacctcaagatgaagtCATGAATCGAGGGGGAGAACATGAAGAAGAGGATAAAGAGGAAGAAGTACCAcatgcacctccaactcaagtctgggCCACCATCCAACgaaatcatccagtggatcagattctaggtgacatcagcaagggaattACCACTCGTTcatgccatgcaggaggaactcaataactttcaagagaaatgaagtgtgcagtctggtgccacgtccgaagcaaaatgttgtgggaaccaagtgggtgttccgcaacaagaaagatgagcatggggtggtgacgagaaacaaggctcgacttgtggcaaaaggttatgcccatgtCGCAGGTTtgaattttgaggagacttttgctcctgtagctaggctcgagtcaattcgcatattattggcctatgctgctcaccactcttttaagttgtttcaaatgaacGTGAAGAGCgcattcctcaacggaccaatcaaggaggaggtatacgtggaacaaccccctcgtTTCGAGGACGACATGTATCtcgaccatgtttataagctctctaagacgctttatggacttaagcaagctccaagagcatggttatgaatgccttagagattttctcatttctaatgctttcaaggtcgggaaagcggatcatactctttttactaagacttgtaatggtgatttgttttgtgtccaaatatatgtcgatgacataatatttggttctactaatcaaaagtcttgtgaagagtttagcagggtaatgatgtagaaattcgagatgtcaatgatgggtgagctaaactacttccttggatttcaagtgaagcaactcaaggaaggaaccttcatctcccaaacaatgtACACAAAAGACCTGCTCAAAAGGTTTGTGATGAAGGACGCAAATCTCGCCAAAACGCCAATGGGAATCGACAAACACTTCAACCTCGAtaagggaggtaagtccgttgatcaaaaggcatatcggtctatgataggttcactaCTTTATCTTTATGCTAGTAAACCATAtataatgcttagcgtatgcatgtgtgctagatttcaatccgaccccaaggaatgtcatcttgtgaccgtgaagcaaattcttagatatttagtccatatgccttgcttcaggatctggtatccaaaggggtctacctttgacttaaccggatattcagattctgactatgtcGAGTGCAAGGTTGAtatgaagagcacatcagggacttgtcagtttctaggaaggtccctggtgtcttggagctctaagaaacaaacatttgttgccctatccaccgctgaggccaagtatgttgcctCAGGTCAGTGTtgcacacaactactttggatgaggcaaactctccaggactttggctacaatctgagcaaagtcccactcctatgtgataatgagagtgcaatccgctcggcggataatcctgttgaacacagctgcactaagcacattgacatccggcatcactttttgagataccaccaacaaaggggagatatcgatgtttgccatattagcaccgaaaactagctagccaatatcttcaccaagcctttagatgagaaaatgttttgtaggttgtgtagtgagctaaatgtcttagattcgtggaacttggattgatccatagcatacatgtgttctatgcctttgatcatgttagcaTCATTATCTTTGCTTGTTTATCTTGGTGCTCaacttgtacaagtcatccccggacctcacaagtccttgtgcacaagatgcatatgtttaggtggaggatatgctacaacttaaccctttgagactaatgttttGCTTGAGTACTtaagatgtagtctcaaagatggattgaaagggaaaaaggtggacttggacaaagaagaggcttccactgcattctggtatcaatgtatcttgttcCAAGTCACTATCTGTGTTTTCTCATTGCCCTTGGTTTTACTTGCAATTTTTGTAAGGCAATAAGGTTAAAAGGCCAAAATAgttcttctgttttggtgcttaatgccaaagggggagaaagtaaggccaaagcaactggatcagctaccacCTGTGTATCGTATTTTTCAAAATGTTAGTGTAAGTATACTTGGTTTTTTATCAAAACCCTTTTATTGCAGAAACgagaaatttgattatgggaaaagggggagttttctgactcttgatcaaaactagtcttgaaagaaattttttatttgccaaaataaagtgttttgacatagagataggaaaatgaatttgttttgtgaaaacaaaccaagtggtggcaaaaatgatccaaatatgccaaatcctacgaTAATtttattggtcttcaatttgacatcAATTTGCACTTTTTAGCTCATTTGGATATGTTAGTTCAATAtgagttgctttttgatgtgttggcataaatcaccaaaaaggagagattgaaagggaaatgtgcccttgagccatctctatattgttttggtgattaaatgcacaACACATTATGTTTAGACTAACATGGTTATGAGCAAAGGTATATGAGGCAAATTGAGCTCGAAAAGGGACATAATGCAAATATGTATGGACTAAGTAAAAAAGGTAAGCtttggacacttagtcaattgttttgtgtgctaatcatatttgtctaagtgccaggGACTTTATGAAGTCAAGACAAAAGGAGCAAAGGTGAATGAGAAAAAAGGAGAAAATGTGCTGGATTGCGTAGCACCGGACGATCTAGTGCACGGTGCGGCCAACTgcctgctctcgggaattttagCCTgcatcggctataattcaccggaccgtctgcGCGAGGCATCGGaccatccggtgtgccagcagccaACGGCTAACTGTCACATCGGTCGAAGGCCAACGGTCAACAggagcactggacagtccggtgccccccccaAACAGGAAACCAGCCAATCAGGGATCTTGTAGCCgttacactgttcactgtctagtgtgcaccggacagtccggtgcacccgcggatagaaggcaaccagggccttctaagtggagctccaacggctcctaggtcccttggggctataaaaagaccCCTATGCACATGGAGCTCAAAACCAAGCAGTCATTGAACATCCTACAACGTTGAGACATTGAATTCACGCCTTTACTTTAGTAGATAGAGATTTGGGCACTTGTTTTGAGCTGTAACACCGCTGTGTTGTCTTTGTGCTTTTCTCTCTTGACTTGCGTGCGTGAGTTGCTACGAGTTTGTCTCGTGTGTTTGATTCTACTTCCCCTCTTATACTCTTGTTGTTTATTTGAGATCAATTGTGTTAGGGTGAgatactccaacttgtggagattcctcacaaagggaaaacttgagataaggaagaaaattgtggtactaaagtttgatctttggatcacttgagaggggttgagtgcaactcttgaCCGAAggtggtcaccacaacgtggagtaggcattggccgaaccacgggataaaatcactgtGTCACTTGTGCATCTCTTTATTGTGATTGTTTTCTTCCATAGAGTTCTCACATAATCACTTGCGTTATTGTGCCTAAGTTTAATACACATCtttaaggaacaatcaagtgaagagttctcttcttCTCTCTACCTATATTCAAATCAACTTGGTTTTGATTCTACTAACatttattataaaccaagtttgtcttatttagagttgatttttgcaggatcacacattcacccccctctaggtgctctcaactggtccggtggtacaccagacCCTACCACGTTAGTGCCACGTCAGAGATAGTCGTTGGAGTTCAAAATTGTTGTTGGAACAATGCTCGGTCTGGTGCACACTAGACTGGTCTGGGTAGCCATCCTATGAAGTATCCATTTACACCCTCTCAGTGTAAGTGGTCTAGTGCACACCGAAATAGTCCAAATAGCCAGGTTACCCAAGGTCTATTTTACACCCTTTCTATGTAACTGGTCTAGTGTGCACGAGACTGGACTAGTCTTAATCCTTATTTTAGGAAAAACTAAAAAAATTACTACCCTACAGATCCCTATCTATCCTCACTTTTCTTCTGCAGGTGAAAAGCAGCACTCGCCTGCCGAAATTTTCGTCGCTGCCTCTCCTCTCAATCCCCCATATTTTCTCTTTCCCACGTGAGAATCAGCATTCGCGCGTTCTTCCTCCTCACGCCTCCTGTTGTAGCGAGAGAGCTAGGCGATCACCTTCCTGCTTGTGCCTTGCCTCCTCCGGCCAAGGTTTACAAAACCGGTAAAAACTGCTGGTAAATAGGTCGGTTTACCGAAACCACCGTGGTGCGATTTCGGTTAACCACCGGGTTTTTTCAAATTCGTTCCAAATTCAAAACATTTGAAAAAATTCATAAAACCGAAAACCGCCGGTAAACCGTTTTTTGGAGCGGTAAACCATTATTTTTGGCCGGTAAACCGCCAATTTTTACCGGGAAACCGGATTTAATGCCACAATTGAGTATTTAGTGGTCAATTTAGGTATATTAGTCTTGCTTAATGTTATATAATATATGTGAAGATGCTATATGCTATATATGAAGATGAAACCCGTAGCTCAAGTCAAGTTTAGGCATTTTGTGGTCAATTTCACTTTTATTTCCTGTCCAAGATGGATTTCGTGGATCAAGTAGCTTCAGTTCTTCTAATAAGTATCCATCTGGATAAGACTCAATCTAGAACCCTTAGCTCTAGTTCTTCTGTATGTGTTCCTAAGATTTGCTGATCAGGAGAAAAGTTCAACATTTGGTGAGGTGCACATGCAATACACAAACACCAAACACACATACCGGTATGTTTTTTTGCTTTGTGGATAAGTATTTGTCTGTCGCTCTTGTTTTATCGATAATGTATCTCATATCTTTTGTAtagacctatcactatcactatgacAGATTGTAACAATATCACGATACTTCAACATGCCTAAGTATTATCACTATTACTAAAGCTGAACATGTGAGTATTGTGAAATAAGTTGTCGTTGCCTCGTTGTAGAGTCgtaaaagaacttgtatttgagtattgcgaagtttgttggttgtttgttgcatgagaactggagtttgtggttgcatatgtatgttgtatgttattttgGTGAACACATGTCGTGTGGATCAATTAATATTTACTGTGCAATGTGAAATGAGCAAACTACAGATAAATTTTGTCAAAAATTTTCATTTTTTCTGTAAAAAACAACAAAACCCGGTTTGTTTCGCGGTTAACCGACGGTTTAGAGCGGTTTTTCGCCGGTTTTTGAGCGGTTTTCCGCTGGTAAACCAGTTCGAATTCAAATTGATTTGAATTTATCAAACCAGTCCGTTTCTATCGGTTTCTACCGGTTTGCCGACGGTAAACCATTACCGGTGGGTAGCGGTTTTTTAATGCTAAACGGTTTTGTAAACCGTGCCTCCGGCTCAATTTGTCCTCCGCAGCTGCAACGAGAGAGCTGGGCGTCCCACCAAGCCCCATGTTCCAACGAATTCTTCGAGGATGCGTCTGCCACTAGCCACTAGTCGATCTTCAGCTCTGCTTTTATGAAACCCTGTCAATGTGTTTGGTTGGATGCGTGCTTACAACCAGGCGCAGTGTATGCGTTGACTTCGGGTAAGCACATGTTTGGATGGCTGCACGCGAGCGAGCGGGCCTGCATCTCCTGGTGCAGCACAGACCAATTTGTAGCTCTCTGTCTGCACACGCAGAAACGTGGGAATATTGCGTCTCCCGCGAGCCAAGCTCGGACAAGCCTGCATGTGGGTATGCGGACAACCAATCATGAGGTGTGTGAACTGGAACATTGCAGAGGTCTTGGCTTGATGCACTGGGCAAACAACCATTGAGTTCCTTCAGATATCCCCGAGCTATGACCTGCTACCTTCATGCGCAGCTCCTGCGATCGTCTTCCTGTTGGTGACATGTGACTCCCGTAAAGCAATGGCAAATGGTTGAACAACCAAATTTTAAAGGGTTTTAGAAAAATATAGGAAGTTGTTGGAGCATTGTCTTTTTTTCTGGATTATTACTTTTGAGGAAATCCAAATTTCCTTGTTTTAGGAGTTGTTCGAGATGCTCTTGTATTGGTTTGTTTTTATATTCCTCGATACTAAATATGGGAATTCAAACCCTGCCCAGAGTTTCTAGGTTCACGATTTTATTAGACTGTCTGGAGTATGTAAAAACTCATCTATCCTATATAAGtatgttttaatgatgatttaaaaaaTATTCTCTAAGTATAGATAACACGACTATCTCATTTTCTTTTATGTATTAGATAattaattaagcaatatatatatatatatgtatatatatatacacgatATTTAAGGTTATGATAAATATGTGTATACAAAATCTGAAGTAAAAAATATTTTTATAAAAGTCTCTAAAGAATAAATATGGAGGAGAGATATAGTATAGAATTGGCGACAATCTTATGAGAAAAGCTTCATCCTATTTAGAGGGTGTTTGATTTTTGTGACTAAAGTTTAGACCGTGTCATATCAGATGTTTGGATGTGAATTACGAATATCGAATATAGTGTAATTATAAAACTAACTACATAGATGAAGACTAAATGGTAAAACAAATTTATtaaaattaattaattaatgatCAGTAAATCTTTACTGTATCATCATATATGTGAATCATGGACTAATTAGGTTTAATATATTTATCATTTAGTTCTTGCATGTGTAGTTAATTTTATAGTTAAGATATATTTAATACTTTTAATTAGCATCCATATATTTAGTCCCTTTAAGCAATGAGATCTATTGTATGTCTGTATCTGATTCATTTCGAAATTATTGGAATTGAAAATCTAAAGGCTATTTTTAGCGGTTGTTCATTATATATCTTATTCTTTATTTTAAATTTCACTTACATACAAATTAAGATTTGTTTAGTTTCTTTAGTCATTTGACTGAATTTTTTTACTAAAATACTCTGTTTGGTTTTAATAATTTAATCTAGCTAAAGAGCATTAATTACTATGTATATTTACTGCATTACCCTATTTACTTCTTGCTCCTTAACACACGCGTCCAACTCATTTCCACATCCAGCCAGTGCACACGTTCAATAAAGAGGGAAGGGTAGGTTAGGTAAAAGGTACACTTTTAGTAATTTTTAATCACTCGTTTTGGCTAACATCAACTTCAATAGTTTTCTAAACAATTGTCTAAATATTAAATTTAAGGAGTTAACAGATAAAACACTTCTTCAATAGTTTTTTAAATGGATTTGCTAAATTTAGTTACTTGCTATCTAATCTCATTTACTCTTTAGATTTGACAACTCGATAGCAACTCACTAAACATAGTTGTCATCGATTTCTTCACATTTGCGTATTTATTTTACCCTTTCCTGCACAACAAGGTAGACAAGTCTGGCATGTTTTTTTATTTCTCGTGCAACGAGGCAACCAGCATGCGTGACACAACCTTCTACTCCATCGTCATACTACGGCTCACCCACTAGGCACGTCGCCAGACTGTCACTTCTCAACAGGTCACATCGACCAACCTTTTCCTCTACCCTCAATGTCCGTTACTCTCGATCCTACCGTCAGCCAGATTCGACGGAAGCCGTCCTACCAAAACTATATTCAAAATTAAACTATTATCCAAATATAAGGAACTGTTATTTAGCAACTTGCTAAACATAAATTTAAAGAGCTTTTTTCTAGAGAAAtactggagttgctctaataGAACTAAAATTTAGTCACCTCTTCTTGTCACCCTATCTACTTTTTAGAGATTAAATAtaactaaaatttagtcactaAAATTTAGTTACCTCACACTAAACAAATAAACAGGCCCTAAGCACCCTAAGGCTGGTGCCAATGCGGGCGGCAGCGCGGGCGAGAAGAGGCCGTTGCCGCCCGCGCGCGGGCGATAGGCGGGCGAGAGGGCGACGCCGGGCGATGGCGCTGGCGCCCGGCGAGAGCGGGCGATATCGCCTCGCTCTCGCCCGCGCTGGAGCGCCCGCCCGGGCGAGAGGCGGGTGAGAGGGAGGCGAGAGGGAGGCGAGGCACTGGCGGGGCGAGAGCGCGGGCGAGAGCGACGTGGCGcgatctgattggtccacgtgtcgcgatctgattggtccacgtgtgctagccgttgcaactagccgtttttgaccgtTTGGAGTCCAAAAAATTCGAAAAAAATTGCAAAAAATCACAAATTTCATCCCCAATCCCTCTATATATACCCCTACCCGGGTGGAGCTCATTCCACACACCATTCCATCTCATTTTTCTCTTCCAAACTCCCCTTTCTTCACACAATGTCGGGTTGGTCCCCAGATTTGAACACCTTCACGGATCTCTTGCAGTCCGATGGGTCACCTACAACCCTTCCGTTAGATGAGTCTTCTTCACTACATCGTCGCTCCGATGTTTCAGCCTCACTCCCCCGTGCACTATTTCCGGCTGCGCGTCCACCACCATACCCTTATCCCTATCATTTGTATCAATATCCACCGTCTTCATATGGTCAACCTCCAACTTCCCAAGCCGGAATTCAAGCCTCATTCCCGGTACGTCCGTATGCCCCTCCTCCACCTGCTGCGGACGAAAGTCAAGCTTCTTTCCAGATACCTCCATACGCCCCTCCTTCATATGCTCCACCTCCGTATGGAGTACCTCCTTATGCTCCATATGCTCCACCTCCGTATGGGGCACCTCATCCATATGCTCCACCTACGTATGGAGCACCTCCTCCAGTTGCACCTTTATCTGTTGGATCTGAAAACCAAGCTGAGGAAAATCCTGTGCCGAAGGAAAAGCGTCCAAAGAGGCTAGAGTGgacgaaggaagacgaggaaaagctGGTGAGTGAATCGTTTCTCATTTATTTAATCTTGATTTTTTTAGTTTACTTATATTATAGGTTTTATTGTAGGTTAATGCTTGGTTTATGCATTCTAATGATCCCATCTCCAGCAACAATAAGAGCGGATCAAGTTTCTGGGGCCAAATAGCGGCAACATATAACTCCACCTCCGACCCTATCCGTCATCGAACCGCCAAGCAactttgtaatttttaattcaataaaaaatattatgttgtgtgttttctgagcgttgaaataaatccgcgtgaattacttaattctgaaatagaaaagctgacgtggctatagcctgaggctgtagcctgctgcagcctgtgcactggagcagcaggggcgagagtggaggcgagagctgacgtggca
It contains:
- the LOC118476105 gene encoding extensin-like, translating into MSGWSPDLNTFTDLLQSDGSPTTLPLDESSSLHRRSDVSASLPRALFPAARPPPYPYPYHLYQYPPSSYGQPPTSQAGIQASFPVRPYAPPPPAADESQASFQIPPYAPPSYAPPPYGVPPYAPYAPPPYGAPHPYAPPTYGAPPPVAPLSVGSENQAEENPVPKEKRPKRLEWTKEDEEKLVNAWFMHSNDPISSNNKSGSSFWGQIAATYNSTSDPIRHRTAKQLCNF